The genomic stretch GCCTTCGGTCTTTCGTACCCCGGTGGGGGAGCCTGTCTCCACCATGTCGAAAACACTCTCAAGGTCCAGATGCCGCAGGGAGATCCGACAGCTCTGACGGCCTTTGCCGGTCACCAGAGCGAGTAGGAATCCCCGGTGCTTCAAGTCGGTGAGCAGAGACCGGATCCCGTCGAAGGGGGCGGGATACCGCGCGTGCAGCGCCTCATAGGAGGCCAGGTAGTCTCGAACGCCCCGGTCGTAGTGCTCCGGGATCAGAGCGAGGATCGTGCCCTCCTCCGAAGGTCCGAAGGTGGCCACGATCTCCGCGTCCGAAATGGGCCGGCCGGCCAGCGGCGCAATGGACTGCCGGAAGGCCTCGATACACAGGGGCAGCGTGTCGCAGAGGGTCCCGTCGAGGTCAAAGAGTACGGCTTTGAGCATGAGCGCCTCCTGTTGACATGTCTGTTCTCTCGGCGTTTAGGCCGTTTCGATCTTGCTGGCCTCCTGGAGGCCCAGGAATTCGATGGCGTCCTGGACCATTTTGTACTTCAGAATTTTGCCTGCGGCGTTCATCGGGAAATCGCTTACAAAACGCACGTACCGCGGCGTTTTGTGTCTGGCCATGTGGCTGCGGACGAACTCTTGGATCTCCGCTTCGGTGGCCTCGACGCCCTCTTTCAGGACGACGCAGGCCATGATTTCCTCGCCGTACTGCTTGTCCGGCACGCCGATGACCTGCACATCCTTCACCTTTTCGTAGGTGTAGATGAAATCCTCGATCTCTTTCGGGTAGATGTTTTCGCCGCCGCGGATGATCATGTCTTTGATGCGGCCGGTGATCTTGTAGTTGCCGTCCGGGCGGCGGCGGGCCAAGTCGCCCGTGTGCAGCCAGCCGTCGGCGTCGATGGCGGCGGCGGTGGCGGCTGGCATCTTGTAGTAGCCCTTCATGATGTTGTAGCCCCGGGCCACAAATTCGCCGTCCACGTCGTCGGGCAGGTCCGCCCCCGTCTGGGGGTCCACAATCTTACATTCGATGCCCGGCAGCGGCCCGCCGACCGTATTCACCTTGACCTCGATCGAGTCGTCAGAATTCGACATCGTGCAACCGGGCGAGGATTCGGTCTGCCCGAATACACTCGTGATCTCCGTCATGCGCATCCGGTCAACCACGTCCCGCATGACCTTGACGGGGCAGGGGCTGCCGGCCATGATGCCCGTGCGCATATGAGAGAAATCCGTTTTGGGGAAGTCCTCGTGTTCCAGCATCGCGATGAACATTGTCGGCACGCCGTGGAAAGCCGTGATCTTTTCCCGGGTGATGCAGTCGAGAGATTGCTTTGGCGAAAAATAGGGCTGCGGGCACAGCGTGACGCCGTGTGTCACGGAGGCGGTCATCGCCAGCACCATACCGAAACAGTGGAA from Oscillospiraceae bacterium encodes the following:
- a CDS encoding HAD family hydrolase; the protein is MLKAVLFDLDGTLCDTLPLCIEAFRQSIAPLAGRPISDAEIVATFGPSEEGTILALIPEHYDRGVRDYLASYEALHARYPAPFDGIRSLLTDLKHRGFLLALVTGKGRQSCRISLRHLDLESVFDMVETGSPTGVRKTEGMLAVLTRFALRPDEAVYVGDTAHDVLSARRAGIPALSALWSSLLQEADVLAAKPDRVFYSVDALRAYLLSAPAGAGAERRVLSAEF